A section of the Malus sylvestris chromosome 17, drMalSylv7.2, whole genome shotgun sequence genome encodes:
- the LOC126611510 gene encoding polcalcin Bet v 4-like has product MAEEDPKEKADRERIFKRFDTNGDGLISATELGDALKTLGCVQPDEVKFMMAEIDTDGDGFISYKEYLDFALANRGLIKDVAKIF; this is encoded by the coding sequence ATGGCTGAAGAAGATCCTAAAGAAAAGGCTGATCGAGAGAGAATTTTCAAGCGGTTTGACACCAACGGCGATGGCCTAATTTCTGCAACCGAGCTAGGAGATGCATTAAAAACACTAGGCTGTGTTCAACCAGATGAAGTGAAGTTTATGATGGCGGAGATTGATACAGATGGTGATGGCTTCATTTCGTACAAGGAGTACTTGGATTTTGCTCTAGCTAACCGTGGTTTAATTAAGGATGTTGCCAAGATATTTTAG
- the LOC126611505 gene encoding probable fructokinase-6, chloroplastic produces the protein MALHSTAFCFGGVVSLPRNSVSFSQRTVRASAFASPPPLSSSSIARSNVQGKAFAGDVLSDTKESSLVVCFGEMLIDFVPTTNGLSLAEAPAFKKAAGGAPANVAVGIARLGGSSAFIGKVGEDEFGYMLADILKENNVNNEGLRFDPGARTALAFVTLRSDGEREFMFYRNPSADMLLQEAELDFDLIRKAKILHYGSISLITEPCKSAHIAATKAAKDAGVVLSYDPNLRLPLWPSAKSAREGILSIWDSADVIKISEEEISFLTEGEDPYDENVVRKLYHPNLKLLLVTEGPDGCRYYTKEFGGRVKGMKVDVVDTTGAGDAFVAGILSQLAVDLSLLQDEDKLRDALLFANACGALTVMGRGAIPALPTRESVLNVLLKSVA, from the exons ATGGCTCTTCATTCTACTGCTTTCTGCTTCGGCGGGGTGGTTTCTTTGCCTCGCAATTCAGTTTCTTTTAGTCAACGGACAGTCAGAGCCTCTGCATTTGCTTCCCCACCACCTCTCAGTTCTTCCTCCATTGCCAGATCGAATGTCCAAG GAAAAGCATTTGCAGGAGATGTGCTATCGGACACAAAAGAATCCTCCCTTGTGGTTTGTTTCGGGGAAATGCTGATTGATTTTGTCCCAACTACTAATGGACTTTCATTGGCTGAAGCACCTGCATTTAAAAAAGCTGCTGGAGGAGCCCCTGCTAATGTTGCAGTTGGCATAGCTCGTCTTGGTGGCTCATCAGCTTTTATTGGAAAG GTCGGGGAAGATGAATTTGGATACATGCTTGCTGATATACTAAAGGAGAATAATGTGAACAATGAGGGATTGCGTTTTGATCCTGGTGCACGAACTGCTTTAGCATTTGTTACATTGAGGAGTGATGGGGAACGTGAGTTCATGTTTTATCGTAACCCTAGTGCTGATATGTTGCTTCAAGAAGCTGAACTTGATTTTGATTTAATTAGGAAG GCAAAAATATTACATTATGGTTCTATAAGTCTTATCACGGAACCATGCAAGTCGGCTCATATTGCAGCAACAAAAGCTGCAAAGGACGCTGGTGTAGTTCTGTCCTACGATCCCAACCTCAGGCTTCCACTGTGGCCTTCCGCAAAGAGTGCTAGAGAAGGAATTTTGAGTATATGGGACTCTGCTGATGTTATCAAG ATAAGTGAAGAAGAGATTTCTTTTCTAACGGAAGGAGAAGATCCATATGATGAAAATGTTGTTCGAAAATTGTACCACCCAAATCTTAAATTACTTCTGGTCACTGAGGGCCCTGATGGTTGCAGGTACTACACCAAG GAATTCGGTGGAAGAGTCAAGGGTATGAAGGTAGATGTAGTGGACACCACTGGTGCTGGGGACGCATTTGTGGCTGGAATATTATCACAGCTAGCTGTTGATCTTTCTTTGCTTCAG GACGAGGACAAACTGAGAGATGCGCTCCTGTTTGCCAACGCTTGCGGCGCATTGACTGTGATGGGGAGAGGTGCTATTCCGGCTTTGCCAACTCGAGAATCGGTGTTGAATGTCCTTCTCAAGTCTGTAGCCTAG